One Primulina eburnea isolate SZY01 chromosome 4, ASM2296580v1, whole genome shotgun sequence genomic window, CAAACATCACTATCAATATTACCGATAATCATTCCCCATCATCAAGCAACACTGATGATGCTATCCCCACCACTTCCATTAAAGCTTGCTGGCATTGCTTCGAAAGCCGCAGCATGTCGTCCAGGTTGGGCCGGCGGTGGCTGTGGCTGTGGCGGAGATTGTTTGTTGGATAATCGTGCCGGGGTAGTCGATAAATTAAGTGACGAAGGAGGAGGGTACTGATCAGGGGTGGTGGATTTATTTAGGTCTAGTTTTGCCATTTTTGAAGATGGGGGGAGGGGTAAAATGGGAATGGGCATGATGGGTCTTGGTGAATTGTTGAGCTGTAGCAAAGACATATTCTCAATCGAACTTCTTTCAATTGGTACAATCAAAGGTTTTATGGACAATGGGAAAGAGGGAGAAACTGGGAATTTTTCAAGTTTTTTGGTTACATTTTCTTGGGGCATAATTGGTGGGGTTTCAAGATGAATTTGGTCTTCAATCGTTGAACCCAAAACCTGTTAGAAAAACGACAAGTAAAGAAAGGAAACATTAAAAATCGAATTTAATTGGACATTAGGACTATACATTATTATTTATTGGCTTTCTATTTAGGGGTCTACCAACTTTAAATTTTAATCACGTGCTGCGAACCACAAACCATTAATTAGCATTGAGATTATCAATTTTTTGGGAGGcatgttgttgaataatataATACACACCGACTCgagtttgaacataaaaatcaagacaaaaacttgtgtcagacagtctcacggatcataaaaagacagatctcttatttgggtcatccataaaaaattattactttttataccaagattattactttttattgtgaatatcagtcgTGTTGACCCATcacacagataaaaattcgtgagactgtctcacaagagacctactcaaagaTGAATAGATGGTTGAACTAAAAACGTGATTTAGGATAAACACTTTTTTATGCAATATTTGTAATCAAATCGATGTGAATTTCAGTAGGTGGCGATTCTTCTAATGGAACAtatgaaaaacatttaaaaaatttgaagtgAAGCAACCTATACCTTAATTAATACCCACTTGGtaagaaaaaaataatcaataaatagAATAGAATTGACGTCATACCGCGTCGGTGGTGATGTCAAAGAGACTTGATCTCCGGCGGCGCCTGTTTTGGCTGTTCCGGCGGAGGAAGTATTTTTGTGCGTGGCTGGCAACCTGTGTAGGCGTTCGTGTCTTCACAAAGTTTCTTGAAATTCCTCTCCAATCTCCTTTCCCTACTTTCTGCAGCCCTAGTAGGAATAG contains:
- the LOC140830650 gene encoding transcription factor MYB1R1-like → MASQSVGNDDQNSRTCSEVSGCAATGGGGKGFMLFGVRVVEGSFIRKSASTNNLAQYEQGQDSNINDVAGGYVSDDVVQRSRHRKRGVAWSEEEHKLFLLGLQKVGKGDWRGISRNFVKTRTPTQVASHAQKYFLRRNSQNRRRRRSSLFDITTDAVLGSTIEDQIHLETPPIMPQENVTKKLEKFPVSPSFPLSIKPLIVPIERSSIENMSLLQLNNSPRPIMPIPILPLPPSSKMAKLDLNKSTTPDQYPPPSSLNLSTTPARLSNKQSPPQPQPPPAQPGRHAAAFEAMPASFNGSGGDSIISVA